In Xenopus tropicalis strain Nigerian chromosome 5, UCB_Xtro_10.0, whole genome shotgun sequence, one genomic interval encodes:
- the LOC100490207 gene encoding uncharacterized protein LOC100490207 isoform X3, producing MEQLSELSHVTILLVLGLCTHCYCTERIYSRIGNILSNNGNQVFGEDRHPAADLKQTLMLAFMPEKSCHVQLENNFGTFSPPMYSGNVNLWCNWTIVAGPGKHVVVYIKGFQADASCDENWDEIIFEGVSSTVETNVVYACWNKNTHVFAAQATAVHVVFFWLSFSHVRSKKYFEGSYYIFEDPVTSAWAPDKPVIKTTSMPAVYSSGKLKQTSDTPALYSTVFPSDFKQTKDKGSIFTTKRIKLSEKQKERETETSRERKITSSAPPTGITFINGLLRNVKKTFMAQHKDILLYRNTSQQIEEDIEMRSLAGVQPGSTDNEEASSKFLYLFSSKEPTLVRDTTKPSLQSNMESKVVQSLSFAPSSADTLGQISSFTKEIGRTQEQVSEMITMVPTIPSFITPTDVTYEKSLLSEINNTFMSQSDGIPSYWKGSQQVEGILKDIRSLDGIQSASINQIETLLSTANEQEHTLAGHILHHTLQPSIESTLSQALLFASSPTDTLVQIASLKKETDQTLEQDSELMIMVPTIPSFTTPTEVTYEDSLPRKIKNNFMSMSHGIPSHWKGIQQTEKVNGLQSARIDQKETLSKSLYLSTVSEQKHTMAGHLLQQTFQSNIESLFGQAQLFAPSSFASSYDQEHSQTQEVASILMSLGSKIFSSVTPTEVAFDRELRFYTKTTLMPQSEEMSSHWSGSELLNELNMNMRSQGGVQESLPQYLYMSISSEQEHVLPGDTAQPFLQSSIYSSVVQSLSFSPDFIGSQSLKLDLSFTDAPVQIAHLEEKESIMMTLECLASSSQELAELVLNPSKSLEFHGKTPWFSEIFQIESVMAIEEYIKLPSSPQKTLYFSDWSVGSKRLTEVTKSAVGFSTWWAVSSTEELLASHSRIVAEMEFDKISQYKAGVGHPHLTTSPLENTQSVASSMVSSKSNFALSSQFTSSVNAKALDSVFTDSFQMDYPPQDIHNAFSDLQKLLDTLSDSPYSALVASHISPDHGHGYNDQPSQMVGTEYIHNHLVPSGESSFGESLREATLLIASATEETKPEYFTQDIQLPDKQKVEMQISNVALSTAMPKMSSFLSDSIEQASVPTHLSQIYESQPRPRGHTTVYQETPITAFTAIVEAEIQSTYPYQPFFDFDYIPSDRPRAANIDILDMATSFGNNGNKTNLGFLHFPGEFQEILFLI from the exons ATGGAGCAACTATCAGAGCTTTCACATGTCACTATCCTCCTAGTGCTGGGACTATGTACCCATTGCTACTGTACAGAAAGAATTTATAGTCGGATTGGCAACATACTCAGTAATAAT GGAAATCAAGTATTCGGGGAAGACAGGCATCCTGCAGCAG ACCTGAAGCAAACCTTGATGTTGGCATTTATGCCAGAGAAAAGTTGCCATGTTCAACTGGAAAATAATTTTGGAACATTTTCTCCCCCCATGTATTCCGGTAATGTAAACCTTTGGTGTAACTGGACTATTGTAGCAGGCCCTGGGAAACACGTAGTTGTTTACATCAAGGGATTCCAGGCCGATGCAAGCTGCGATGAGAATTGGGATGAAATCATTTTCGAAGGTGTATCTTCAACAGTAGAAACCAATGTGGTGTACGCTTGCTGGAATAAGAACACCCATGTATTCGCAGCCCAGGCAACAGCAGTACATGTTGTGTTTTTCTGGCTAAGTTTTTCCCATGTCCGTTCAAAGAAATATTTTGAAGGCAGTTATTACATTTTTGAGGACCCTGTCACCAGTGCCTGGGCACCGGATAAGCCAGTTATCAAGACCACATCCATGCCAGCTGTGTATTCTTCTGGAAAATTGAAACAGACTTCAGATACACCTGCCCTTTATTCAACTGTGTTTCCATCTGATTTCAAGCAAACAAAAGACAAGGGCAGTATTTTTACCACCAAGAGAATTAAACTCTCTGAAaaacagaaagagagagaaacagagaCCTCAAGGGAACGCAAAATAACTAGCTCGGCACCACCCACAGGGATCACATTTATTAACGGCTTACTGAGAAACGTTAAGAAAACCTTTATGGCACAGCACAAGGACATTTTATTATACAGGAACACAAGTCAGCAGATAGAAGAGGACATAGAAATGAGGTCCCTGGCTGGTGTGCAACCAGGAAGCACAGATAATGAAGAAGCTTCTTCAAAGTTTCTCTACTTGTTTTCATCCAAGGAGCCCACATTAGTTAGAGACACAACAAAACCCTCTTTGCAGTCAAATATGGAGAGCAAAGTTGTCCAGTCCCTGTCATTTGCTCCAAGTTCTGCTGATACTCTTGGCCAAATATCATCCTTTACAAAGGAAATTGGTCGAACACAAGAACAAGTCTCAGAAATGATCACTATGGTTCCCACAATACCCAGCTTTATAACACCCACAGACGTCACATATGAAAAGAGTTTACTAAGTGAAATTAATAATACTTTCATGTCACAGAGTGATGGAATTCCATCATACTGGAAAGGAAGTCAGCAAGTAGAAGGGATTCTCAAGGATATTAGGTCCCTGGATGGTATACAATCAGCAAGCATTAATCAAATAGAAACTCTATTATCTACAGCCAATGAACAGGAACACACATTAGCTGGACACATACTACATCACACTTTGCAGCCAAGTATTGAAAGTACATTAAGCCAGGCCCTCTTATTTGCTTCAAGTCCTACTGATACTCTTGTCCAAATAGCATCCCTTAAAAAGGAAACTGATCAAACACTAGAACAAGATTCGGAGTTGATGATTATGGTACCCACAATACCCAGCTTTACAACACCCACAGAGGTCACATATGAAGACAGTTTACCAAGAAAAATCAAAAATAACTTCATGTCAATGAGCCATGGCATTCCATCGCACTGGAAAGGAATTCAACAAACAGAAAAGGTGAATGGATTACAATCAGCAAGAATAGATCAAAAAGAAACTTTGTCAAAGTCTCTCTACCTGTCTACAGTGAGCGAACAGAAACACACAATGGCCGGACACTTACTACAACAAACTTTTCAGTCAAATATCGAAAGTTTATTTGGTCAGGCCCAGTTATTTGCTCCAAGTTCTTTTGCATCATCCTATGACCAAGAACATAGTCAAACACAAGAAGTAGCCTCTATCCTGATGTCTTTAGGATCCAAAATATTCAGTTCTGTAACACCTACAGAGGTCGCATTTGACAGAGAATTAAGATTTTATACTAAAACTACATTAATGCCACAGAGCGAAGAAATGTCATCCCACTGGAGTGGAAGTGAGCTGTTAAATGAGCTGAACATGAACATGAGGTCTCAGGGTGGTGTGCAAGAAAGTCTTCCACAATATCTCTACATGTCTATATCTAGTGAACAAGAACATGTATTACCTGGAGATACAGCACAACCCTTCCTGCAGTCAAGTATTTACAGCTCAGTTGTTCAGTCCCTGTCATTTTCTCCAGATTTTATTGGTAGTCAATCATTGAAACTTGATCTAAGCTTTACTGATGCTCCAGTTCAAATAGCCCACTTAGAAGAGAAGGAATCAATCATGATGACTTTAGAATGTCTGGCTTCAAGCAGTCAGGAGCTTGCTGAGCTTGTTTTAAATCCCTCAAAAAGCTTGGAATTCCATGGAAAAACTCCATGGTTCTCTGAAATATTCCAAATAGAATCTGTGATGGCTATAGAGGAATATATAAAATTACCATCATCCCCCCAAAAAACACTGTATTTTAGTGATTGGTCAGTAGGATCTAAAAGGTTGACTGAAGTTACTAAATCTGCAGTTGGTTTTTCAACATGGTGGGCAGTTTCCAGCACAGAAGAACTCTTAGCATCTCACTCTAGAATTGTAGCAGAAATGGAATTCGACAAGATATCCCAATATAAAGCTGGTGTTGGACATCCTCACTTGACTACCAGTCCTCTAGAAAACACTCAGTCTGTAGCTTCTTCTATGGTTTCATCTAAATCAAATTTCGCGTTAAGTTCTCAGTTTACTAGTTCTGTAAATGCCAAAGCTTTAGACTCAGTATTTACTGATTCATTTCAAATGGATTATCCTCCACAAGACATTCATAATGCATTTTCAGATCTTCAGAAACTGCTTGATACATTATCTGATTCTCCATATTCTGCTCTAGTGGCCAGCCATATATCTCCAGACCATGGACATGGATATAATGATCAGCCTAGTCAGATGGTTGGTACAGAATATATTCATAACCACTTGGTACCATCTGGTGAATCCAGCTTTGGGGAGTCACTCAGAGAGGCAACTTTGCTGATAGCCTCTGCCACAGAGGAAACAAAGCCTGAGTACTTCACACAAGATATACAATTACCAGATAAGCAGAAGGTGGAGATGCAAATTTCTAATGTAGCCTTGTCTACTGCAATGCCAAAGATGAGTAGTTTCCTATCAGATAGCATTGAACAGGCTAGTGTGCCCACCCATTTATCCCAGATATATGAATCACAACCAAGACCCAGAGGACACACAACTGTGTATCAGGAGACACCAATAACTGCGTTCACTGCGATTGTGGAAGCGGAGATACAAAGCACTTACCCGTATCAGCCATTTTTTGATTTTGATTATATCCCATCGGATCGACCAAGGGCTGCTAATATTG ACATATTGGATATGGCCACATCTTTTGGAAATAATGGGAATAAAACAAACCTGGGATTTCTACATTTTCCAGGAG AATTtcaggaaatcttgtttttaatttGA